One segment of Solanum lycopersicum chromosome 1, SLM_r2.1 DNA contains the following:
- the LOC138341828 gene encoding uncharacterized protein has translation MKDDDDEKDDKEDDDDKKDDEDNDDDDDEDDKDYNNDKENFNNNNENNDDDYDVDDDDDDDDDDNENDEDNDYENNDVEDEDEDNNEDNNDNDNDGDNNNNDDNNDNNNDDDDNNHNDDDNYNKDNHVDNDDEDDNNDNDSDNDNDNDHNNDDDNDGDDNKNVDNNNEHENNDDDVNDDNEDNKNDDDNENDKDNHNENHNDNDNTTTTTQQQQRQRQ, from the exons atgaaag ACGACGACGATGAGAAGGATGATAAGGAGGACGATGATGACAAGAAGGACGATGAagacaatgatgatgatgatgatgaggacgATAAAGACTACAATAATGACAAGGAAaacttcaacaacaacaacgagaACAATGATGATGACTATGACgtcgacgacgatgacgatgatgatgacgacgacaaTGAGAATGACGAGGACAATGACTATGAAAACAATGATGTCGAAGACGAAGACGAGGACAACAACGAAGACAACAACGACAATGACAATGATggcgacaacaacaacaacgacgataacaatgataacaataatgatgatgatgacaacAATCACAACGACGACGACAACTACAACAAGGACAACCATGTCGACAACGACGATGAAGACGACAACAATGATAATGACAGTGACAATGACAATGACAACGATCACAACaacgatgatgataatgatggcGATGACAATAAGAACGTCGACAACAACAATGAACATGAAAACAATGACGATGACGTCAACGACGACAATGAAGACAACAAAAATGACGACGACAACGAAAATGACAAAGACAACCACAATGAAAATCACAACGACAATGACAACACGACAACgacaacacaacaacaacaacgacaacgacaataa
- the LOC138341829 gene encoding secreted RxLR effector protein 161-like — protein sequence MDVKTAFLNGDLEQEVYMKQPEGFSSSNDEHLCPKNYIEWEQIKDIPYASAVGSLMYAQVCIRRDISFFGGMLGRYQSNPGLDHWRAAKEVLRYLEGAKDYMLMYKWSDYLDVISYSDSDFAGSVDSRKSTSGYIFILDGGAISWRSDKQTLVTSSTMKAEFCLLFQCYLTWCMVKEFYFWI from the exons ATGGATGTGAAAACTGCATTTCTCAATGGTGATCTAGAGCAAGAGGTTTATATGAAACAACCTGAAGGATTCTCCTCTAGTAATGATGAGCACTTG TGCCCGAAGAACTATATTGAGTGGGAACAAATAAAGGACATTCCTTACGCATCTGCTGTCGGGAGCTTGATGTATGCTCAGGTTTGTATAAGACGTGACATATCATTTTTTGGTGGAATGTTAGGAAGATATCAAAGTAATCCAGGTCTTGACCACTGGAGAGCAGCAAAGGAAGTCTTAAGATATCTTGAAGGAGCAAAAGACTACATGCTTATGTACAAATGGTCAGATTACTTGGATGTCATTAGCTACTCTGATTCAGACTTTGCTGGCTCTGTTGATTCACGGAAATCAACTTCAggatacatatttatattagatGGTGGAGCTATATCTTGGAGAAGTGACAAGCAGACTCTAGTTACTTCTTCCACTATGAAGGCTgaattttgtttattgtttCAATGCTACCTCACATGGTGTATGGTTAAAGAGTTCTATTTCTGGATTTAG